From Candidatus Protochlamydia phocaeensis, one genomic window encodes:
- the rpsN gene encoding 30S ribosomal protein S14, with the protein MAKKSSIEKQKRREKLVQIKWEKRQELRNKVYNMNLSEEEREQARIALNKMPRDSSPTRLRNRCQLTGRPRGFLRKFKLSRLTFRELASMGMIPGVTKSSW; encoded by the coding sequence ATGGCGAAGAAGTCATCTATTGAAAAGCAAAAGCGCCGCGAAAAACTTGTTCAAATCAAGTGGGAAAAAAGACAAGAGCTGCGCAATAAAGTTTATAACATGAATCTCTCCGAAGAAGAAAGAGAGCAAGCTCGTATTGCCCTCAATAAAATGCCTAGAGATTCTTCTCCTACCCGCTTAAGAAATCGTTGCCAGCTTACAGGCCGTCCTCGTGGATTTTTACGCAAGTTCAAACTCTCCCGTTTAACTTTCAGAGAGCTTGCTTCCATGGGTATGATTCCTGGTGTAACAAAATCTAGCTGGTAA